A region of the Mytilus galloprovincialis chromosome 1, xbMytGall1.hap1.1, whole genome shotgun sequence genome:
caattttttttcatatgacaaaatattgaggcagcagattttttaagtcaatatcagggtcagaatattgttttctaaaaactacTAGGCCCCTTCCtccataaaaattaaatggtccgtagcaaaaataaaaaattcccacatgttcaacttcaaaatttgaccagATTCTATTCTTAACTGTCGGATAATATACTAGGATAACATAGAAAATGTCCTGTATGGGACAATTCTGTACTCATACTTCACGCGTAGTTGAGTACAAGTGTCCTCGTAGTGAACGCACCCAACTACGCGTGCAGTAAAAAAGTGTACTCATACGTCGGATACcgggcagtttctttgttatatctgtactttatcaaatacatgtacatgttaatatttacttaatattaaataggtaaacattattgctgaaagcctgttcagggtttctttcttgtgtatgatataatttttcacatgcctgcactcattgacgataatgtaaggtgctctattagaaaaaaatggatttctagttcgggtttgaaaaagaaatttcgccttttcttgagcCTGGTTTGTACActtagtttaacagatatgatccaatggaaattttcacatggaaccttcggtaaataggaaaatgaaaagatatggggtaatttacagagagaccacactccatccatgagaaaaacggagggaatttaaaaatctagaggtctccacaaggctttcaacaagggtggaatctcactccttctgaaaagctctaaatcgccccaatgaacaaagacatatgttcgattgaataatgatttcctcgtaacaaatgatagaaatttcggagatcccgtatttgatcctttaccgttaaaatgaaaatgccaatgacagaggttgattataaaaaatgttttactgtgttaaaaaaacttcgacttaaacaatgaaaacttacacgttggacatgaaatattttatcgatgaagaaaattaaattatgtcacttctgaaataagtttgtcgataacgtaacttattctgacggtaaagaaacgcgaattcgatcacttctctgttacgggctgtatatcATTGCTGTAACAAAAGAAAGTGACAGGATGATGAATGGTCACGTTGATCTGCGTTTGTTTAATATAACATTCTCTATTATATATACTTCGTATTTGTCCAGGTACTTACTCTCGTGTTCACTTCTTTGGctgtattttcatgttttttgttattGGTAGAAATAACTTAGCATAAGCAGGTCAATACTAAGAAGACTACATCTTTACTTGATAAAGTATGTATTATTCCCAGATTTATTGTGAAATTAAATTTCTGAAATTCTTCTTTCATGCAAGTCCAGACAACCAACAACTAgagtaatttttcaaaaataaacttatctcatatttttaaattgatgtaaTAGATATAAGAGTCAAACCAATAAAtctataaaaatgattttttttcaactattttaGTGATTTTGCAAAATCCCCGTTGTCATAATAACCAACTTAATTTTATACAAAACTCCTTAAATTTCGAGGactttataaatcttttatttaACATGTGCATTGTATCATATATCTTCGTGGTGTTTTAGAATATGTACCAGAAACAACAAAGCTTAGAAATGGAGAATGTTTCATTACTGACAACTTGTTTACTACATGCAGGTTCGCTTATTTCATTAGAAAGATTGGATTGAGAAGTATGTATAATACTTTTTGTGTTTGCTAtagttatttttgtttacattaataTTCATGGTTatgcttttatatatttttaatgaacaATATTCTTTTCATACATGTAATGTGAATCGACTTTATGTAAATATCGTttggaatattcattttattgaaGGAATGGTTTCTATTACCCAGTATAATTAAATACAATACGCCTTTGACACGTTAGAATAGCCTCcattattgtttttaattaaatattatttcaaacgAGGGAATAAAGGACAGAAATGATACAAAATGAAGAGGATATCCCATGATAATAAAttgctgaaaaaaaaaagaaattaaaattctatAACATACagcaaaataattataaataatatcagaaaaataatTCTATTATTTCTAGCTTCATGAAATAGAATAGATAATGGCAATGGAGAACGTGTCAAAGAGAACAACTTGACAACGAGCAGAAAACAGGCCATCAATGAGTCTTCCACTCATTAAGAAGAAAATTTCGCACCGGAGGTGGGCTTTAGCAGACTCCTAAACCATTATGTTTGCTAGTTCAGCCTCACTAAACTCTGAAACAGAAacgaaccaaaattaaaaaaaacatacaagactaacaaatgctaTAGGGCCCTGACTTAAAACAAGCACTAAAATAGGGTGGGGGTGGTGGGGGTCAGAAATAAACATGTCTTGTAAGATCTCAAACCTCCAACAATACATGTAGCCAATGTGAACATTTGATTTGTAAGATCTCATCCCCTACCTATTCATCTGGTCAATGTAGACATGTTTTGtaagatctcaactctccccctatacctctagccaatatagacaTTTGTTTGTAGTAAGATATCAACTCTCCGCCTACtattttcatttcataaaagTCTTTAACATTCAGCAGTCATGTAAAGATTAATAGTAAAACATGAATTCTGATTTCTGGTCCGAGTTTAAAAAGTAATTGttcaaaattacattaaaatacGATGAATAGCACCATTATCAACAATGTAAGCACCAACCAGAAAACCAATAAAACAGTAAACAtgcaatgtaaaaataaatgcatcgtttgttggtgtggtttatAAGTGTCTTTCGTtactcgttttttttatatagattaaaccgttggttttaccgtttgaatggttttacactagtcattttggggctctttatagttTCTGTTTGGTGTGaatccaaggctccgtgttgaagaccgtactttaacttcatgataatggtttatttttacttattatgacttggatggagagttgtctcattgacactcaaaccacatcttcttatatctatattttaaaatacacgtatttaaaaatatatgatcTGTATTGAGGACGACACGACACTTACTTTTATACTCACTATCTATATTGATCTTCCCGGAAATAAACAGAGACGAATTGATATTCCATAATTTTCACATATAAGACGTAACGGTTGCCCTAGATTCTGGCTTATCGCTCGGCTAACGCAAAAGGATTGGACTCGGAATGCaggctaaaaaatatatatatacttttgtgtTTAGTAAAGTTTATTCAAACCAAGTGTTATGGGAATTCAATACACAATTACTACTGaattaaactgatttaaaaatgtattttagtaTTAATAATTCGCATTTCTGAAGGATCGTTATGATGTAAAATCTTACATAATgatatttctaaattaaaaaataaattgaaactgTACTATAAGCAGAGAGTAATTCATACAGATCATCATGTAAATTTATCTGTTGTTAGTAAGTTGTCTTATTGCCTTATGTATTTCTCTATTTTATAAAGTCTAAAGCATGATTGAAATTATGAACGATTTAATATTGAATTGATTTTGATTGTTGTTTcttaacaagtgacaaattaaataattcatgcatattcaggacgagaacaaagtAACAATGAATATAATGACTTAGTTAAAATAGAGTCAAGCGAGCAATTTTGACTTCCATTGTCGACGATGATATGATGGATACTGACAAATAGGTCATCACCCGCAAGGAGTTGGAttgtttaatgtacatgtacatagttgCGTATTTGTATTGCACATTCAAACTGATGTCCTCTATTAGCATTTGTTTCACTACCGAATGGGAGAAGTCTATTGATGACCATATTTCTATCCCTTTCTCTTTTTCTgtagcgggggggggggggggggggggggttaggttgggggtgggggtgggggagACTAATGTTAATGAAATACTATCTTTACATACATTGGTCATCTGCGTATCCATTGTTTCGTAATTTTTATCAATGAAGATAATATATCAGAATTTGATCATATTCATCCTTGCATGTCTTATCACTTTAGTTTTCAAGTCAAATagccaatatttttttataggtAGCTTTGATTATGTCGTTAACATGAAATTCAATAATACGCAAAAAAGTATATGTTCTAGAAAATGCACATGTCAAAATTACAATCGTTTTTAGAAAAGAATATCCTATTATGGCGATTTACTTAATTTTATGTATTGCTTTCTTAGAAAACTTAATGAAACCTTAAAGGGAAAATCAGTGAGATTTTCCTAATGATTCAATTGTTCAGACCTATTCTTTTTATTGATCGAACATAATTATGGAATGTAACTGCTAAAGATGGGCGGAtgtttttcctatcatgattactattttgtttcattaaatagattttctttgtaagagtaaATTGTGACACCATATTAATTGAAGTTGTTGTCGTTTTTAAGCGGAATTTCAGGTTTGTTTTCCGTATTCTATTTTTTCTTGTACATGCAATCTGTAGTCTGACGACCAGAGAACTTATGAGTTTTttaaaacacgcgtctggcgtattaaataataaacctggtaccttttgatagctattatttgtgtttttctctgtcctatatgttctcccatttatttatattgtagtcctctcatgtagtgttgttttttttttaaattatatttaccaTTGTCATAAAGCGAGAGGTTTgtctagccacaaaaccaggttcaacccaccattttttcttaaaatggccATTGCTATAGTATAGTTCGAATCTGTGTGTGTTactttttagtgttgtgtttctgttgtgtcgtagttttgtccttatatttgatgcgttccCCTCAGTTTTTAGCTTGTAACCcgatcgatttatgaatttcgatcagcggtatactactattgcctttatttatttaaaaaggaGATATGGGTTAGCAGTCGCATTCagtcaacaaatcaaattaataaGGCGTCCCAACACCACCTTAAAAAAAGACCACAAGTACGATTAAATATACCTTATGTACTTGTGTCTTCAACAAGTCATATTAAAACACTTTTACAGCTAAACttacaatttgaatttaaaaatatgtaaagaaCCTTTAATCTAAAATGTTAATAGTAATAATTACAAATGAATCAAACCATACcttatttttcaaatacatttaaattttgccaaaatatttTCAAGTCTGCTTTCATTTGCTAGAATAAAAACTAACAACGATTTATTGACTACAAATACATCATTGAATATGAATATAGAATTGCGGTATTCTTTCATCTTTGTGTTTTTACCTTTCCGTTTTTCCTAAAAGATGCTAGATACCTTAGAAAAAAGGGCAGTCTCATATTGACCATTTATAACAGCGTTTGTAGTAAATAATAAATCAGAGAAAAGAAGCCAAATAACAATGTGTTATACTAGTAACTGTTATTTATATCACGTTTTTTTTATTACCTACTTTCATAAACAGCCTTACATTGGTTTCACAGACTTACacgtatattaaaaaaaattcggATAAACACTGATTTTCATCGTCTGATTACTTTACATGGAAATCATATATCTATTCTCAATATGCATTGCCTTTGTACATAGTGCTATTGTCTCTGCGGTCGTCTTcttgaatttgttttataaacatttttcagGAAGGTAAGTATATTCAATGACTTTAATGTACTGATGGGTGAATAGATAGTGGCTATCTTTATTTTAAAGAACCGCAGactgtttccttttttttgtttGCTGTTTATCATAGTagtatattttcatttcttaaataCTGTTTAAGCGGATTCTGATTAAAACAAGTATGTTCCCCTAGTTCATTAAAATCTGTTGGAggtacaaaagagggacgaaagataccaaagggacagtcaaactcataaatttaaaacaaactgacaacaccatggctaaaaatgaaaaagacaaacagacaaactacagcacacacgacacaacatagaaacaacCTAGGGTGAAAGATCATTtgagctaaaaagtaaaataacaacaataccgaGCTACAAAGATAAataatcggaaagtcccttatcaaatgaaagctcaaacacaccaaacgaatggaaaacagctgtcataCTCCTgtcatggtacaggcattttattatgaagaaaatggtggattaaacttagTTTTGTTAGAGACCAGTTGATAGCAAGTTCACTACTAAATGAGGTTAGTTTGTTCAATACCCCGGATgattttatgaaataataataaataataataaataaaaaacaccAACACAAAAATCCACAAAAATAGTTTATTACTATTATACATTACTCAGTATGTGATAATTTTATCCAGAAAAAAATCAAGGAAATACTATCCTTAAAAGGTATTGATTTTCTTCATATTCtaagtacaaaaaatataatacaagctgCTTTTCAATACATAAAAACATCATCAAAAAATTATAAGATTGATTTTCTTCTAATTAATGTGCCTTGAAAAGTCGTATGAAGTCTATATGTATatcgttttttttattaatacaaacAGTAATGAAAGCGGTACAGACATGGCGAAAGCAGatataaaagataattatatCACCGGAGAAAGTAATAATCGCGGAAATAGTTGACTAATTACATATGTGTATAACAACTACACTATATTTACTGCAGCTATATTATGGAAAATGTCTGTCAATTTTAAACCCGATTTCTGTCTTAATTTTTCCGACAAAACATAAACTTGTAATCTTTGTATATATAAAGCATGTACATAGTCTATATTATTAGTTCTAGTGATGCAGTGTTCATTCCATGGATCGGAGAAGGGAGGGTGTTTGTAGAGACTATCATCTCTTGTTATCAATGGATGGTAAACTCAGCCGAAGTTGAAATCCAACATATGCACATTATTGACAGCAGTTAACTTGTTAAAAGTTACACATCAGACAAATAGTATAGGTAATACTATTCACAAAACTTGTACGGCTTCTTAACAATAGGTATTGTGACACTCAAAAAGAAGGGCACATTTAAGAATGAATAGATTGTATCATCGGACCAACAGTGTTTTGCTTCACTGAGAGTATTTTATAAAAAGCGATGCGATATCTTGAGTGAAGAAGTGGATATAAAATTGGATTGATAGTCGAATTCAACCAGAGAATCCAAAAAGTAAACTCGAACAATACAGAGTTAATACAATCCCCTCCACAAATGGTACTTGTTGTAGCTAGAACCTCGTATGGCATCCAACAGATTGCAAAcataaaaacgaaaataaagagAGATCTTGCCGCCTTTCTGTCACGTTGTAATGCTATTTTCTGGTGGTTATTGTCAGACTTACCGGTAGTAACAATCATTTCTTGTTCATCCATTACAATTCTAGATGGCCCTGTCTCTGAGGAAGATGGTGGTGGACGGGGTGTCGAAATTTGTCGAGAATTTGGAATTGATGGCCAAAATTTCTTACTTCTTCTTCGGATGCTTAAATATACAAGTAAATTGAAGGTAGAAACTGTaacaaatggaaataaaaattCGATGCATGCACCAATCGAAAGAACGGTCACATTACTGTTATAAGGCAAAAAACATTCACCATCCGGTATTACACGCCCTTTCGTCACCTCCCAAAGACAAATGGCTGGAACAAAGTACAACGTGGGTATAACCCATGgaataagaataaatataactaGTAAAGTCGTTGTTTGATTGTTCCTTGCCCAAAGCGGATATGCAACTTGTATATAGCGGTCCAAACTTATGATGAATATATTTATAGCCGAGGCCGCCGGTGTAATATAATCAATCACAAGCCAAAAGAGGCACATTCCGTGTCCCAAAGACCACCTACCAGTCAACACGTACGGTGCGTAAAAAGGAATACATATAGCTCCTATAATCAAGTCCGATATTGCTAAGTTTAGGATCAAATAATCACTAAAGGTTCGCAGATTCTTCACTTTAATAAAcgccaataaaacaataaaattaccaaaaattgtAAGTATTATACATATTGCAATCAAACTTCCAATAATAGCGGTAACCGGAACAGAAAACACTAAAGAATCTGAGTTACTCATCGCTCCTTTATTTACTGATTCAAACGGATTTGACgaatttgttggtttacagttATCATCTACATGTTGTCTCCATGTATTGTAATTCCATGTCAACATTTGTTCGCGCACCTGTTGCTATGTTCAACAACACAAATTCCAAcagtattttcatatttaattttacCTGATTCATAAAGAAATATACTACAGTTTCAGACAATGGAAATCCATTCACTGGTTAGTTGCTGAAATTTCCCAATATCCATCCAACATATATGTGATTCATCAATTCTAAGTCCATTAATGTTGGTTTTTATTTGGATAGCTTACATAGAAAGCACCTACATGGAACCTACAGTCTGTGATCTTTGATATAGTTTTAATGTAAATTTATTCTCATACGCTCCATTAGacagtaatgaaaaaaaaaatgaattaatatcCAACATGTAAAAACTTTTAACCCTGACTGTTTATAATTATTTCATAGTCTTGGTTTGATGAATAGTTAAATCTGAAAACAAAC
Encoded here:
- the LOC143055046 gene encoding histamine H3 receptor-like, with amino-acid sequence MLTWNYNTWRQHVDDNCKPTNSSNPFESVNKGAMSNSDSLVFSVPVTAIIGSLIAICIILTIFGNFIVLLAFIKVKNLRTFSDYLILNLAISDLIIGAICIPFYAPYVLTGRWSLGHGMCLFWLVIDYITPAASAINIFIISLDRYIQVAYPLWARNNQTTTLLVIFILIPWVIPTLYFVPAICLWEVTKGRVIPDGECFLPYNSNVTVLSIGACIEFLFPFVTVSTFNLLVYLSIRRRSKKFWPSIPNSRQISTPRPPPSSSETGPSRIVMDEQEMIVTTGKSDNNHQKIALQRDRKAARSLFIFVFMFAICWMPYEVLATTSTICGGDCINSVLFEFTFWILWLNSTINPILYPLLHSRYRIAFYKILSVKQNTVGPMIQSIHS